Part of the Saccharomyces paradoxus chromosome XI, complete sequence genome, aatgggAGATAACCTTCCTTTCTGAAAGGTACTTTGTAACATAAAGGAGAGTTTTGTTTAACCATGTTCTCACCCCCGGATAAGCAAAATCGTTGTGCGCGGCAATATATCTTACTGTGGCAGCATGATATCTATGGTCGCTCTGTGATAAAACGCATTTCAGAAtagcctttttttttgtttcatcaTAGAAATCGATATAAGTGGTAATCATGTTtaatattttatcaaaaatgtCGCTTTTCAAAGTGGCGTAAGTACATTTTGCAATGTCATCACCATATTTGAGAATTATTTCGTGAGCAAATGCGCTAAAATTTCTGTCTTGCATGTGGTTGAACAAAGCGGTCGTTGTTACGATACTTAGTAAATGTGAATCCTTGATCTTTCCGATATTTGGTATGAACGatgagaaggaaaaatgtTCCCATTTGTAAAAAGCTTCCAGTACTGGGTAATTCAAATCACTAGAAACAACactatttatcaaagaaGTGGTTTCTGAAAGGGATAGTTTCCCTTCAGGAGCAGATGTAGCGCCAACATAAACTTTGCCTTCTTCTAAAAACTTAGCTAAAAAGAAGGTTACTTCTTTAATTGAAACAGGATCCTCATTTGGAGTTTTGCTTAGTATACTTTTTACAAGGGAAATTTTTATAGTTTTTCCCTCGTTGAGTAATTTtcttaaaatatttctcGTACACTCTAGTTTGGTGCTGTGCATGAGCAGCGAAGTTAATGCTGAAGAATTTAAATACTCACTAACGCTTGTTAGCAAAGCATTTATATCTTCTTCGCGATGGGACCTATTATAGCTGGCATACTCTTCGACATTTTCACCACTAAACGCGGCTTTTTGAATCATCTCTCGGAATGCCACTAATTGATGCCCTGTTTCAAGGCATACTGCGCCAATTAAATTGCACATGAATCTTGATTTCTCCATGAGTAGggcatttcttttctcatCGACCAGTTTGGGTAAAGCGAATTTTATATACCTTTCCAAAACTTGGACAATCGGAAATACTGAGTCTGTCACCATGTAGCTGGCAATCTTGCCAGCTAACTCACAGACAGTTGCTTCGAACCAACTGTCATAAACAATGGAATCGTTTTCTGTCAATAACTGGATTCTAAAAAGAATTCCTGCCGCATCTAATTTGTTCACTGGCAACCTAGAGAtattcatcaattttttagTTGGAAGAGACGAAAtatactgaaaaaaagatgagtccttcatcaaagaaatcaGAGAATTGGAGTTATTAGTGTTCTcggtattttcttcaaatgaatcAAGTTTCAAATATAAGTTCGCATCGTCCTCAGAAACCTCAGGAAAGACATCTTTGACAAGTTTACCTATGCCCATATGATCTTCGCCGATGAAAATCATgtttctaaaaaaaaataggaGCCATTTAATTAGAAAATCTGGGTTGCCGTTCTTATCAACGTATTTCCACTGTTCTGAAAGACCCATTATGAAAGGAGAAATGCAGTTATATTCTTTCGCTAAATCAACGTACTTGTATGGTGTTTTTACGACACGAGATATAGTTTCATCGAACCATTTCCAGATTTTTTCCATGCCGTCTGTTTCAGAGACTTGAAGGGAAAACCCTTGAAGACTATTCACCAAAGCCATCACTGGTGAAATTAAAGATACGTTGAAGATAACATTTGTTCTTGTCAACTCATCGAGCAAATTGGATATCCTTGTAGTTATCACGTTAGAAGCATTTTTGGAAGATGCCAGTTTTAATAGTAGAGtaaacaaagaatttgCACCGGAACTTGGGTTCCACCACTTGGTTTGAGTGGAGTTAAACTCTTGAAATTGTAAGTAGTTATCCAGAATAGCGAATTCTATCCCAGAAACCTTGGGTTTTTGCATAACACCTGTGTAAATATTTGATGATGGTAGGTTAATTGAGAAGAGATTAGGGAATATTTTACTGTAGTAGTTGAATATAATGGATATGGACAACGGTAAAATTCTATTATTCTTATTGGTAGACAAAGTATTGTTCAAAGTGGATACAAATATTGGCAAATCGGGAACCCTAGTATGAAATTCGTTGAGTAGAATAgtcttttcatttctcCAGCCTTTTTTGTCATAAAGtgtggaaattttttctaactTTTTGAACGCTAGAACTATAGATTGACAAGCCAATTGTCTTATGATGGGCGTTTCAAATTGTAAAGATTTAGTCAACGAGGATTTGGTGAGCAAAGATGGCAGAATGTTTTCTATAACTAATGAAGTGGCAGGTGGAATACTGCTATCAACATTCTCCATAAATTGCGGTATCTTAAGATTGATGATCTTGTTAATCAATAATGTTGTACCAAACCAATATGAAGTCATCTTAGGGTCATGGTTACCATTCGTCGTTAAAAAGATGCTATAAGGTGCTACAAGTTCTGGAACATTCTCCAATATTTTGATCAACGTGCCTAACTGCAGGATATCTTCCCAAGGTTTGAAAAGGCGTAAAGTATTAAACAAAAGTTTATTgtgaatttgaaattctaCTTGATTAACGGTTATTGGTGCTCCATGAGAGGCCCCATCAATaactgaatttttgaaccaAACACAATTATCAGGAAATGCCACGCTAAAGTCACGGGAAGCTCCAAAAGTTAGGAAAAACTCATTCGCCTTCTTAACCAAATTCTTGTTTGATGAATAATAGAAGTGATGAATCTTTGAAGCCGCCAGctcatttaaaattttggtttttgtagttcttttgaaagacTTTTCCTTTAGAATATCGTTTATGAATACAGATAATATGTGTTCAGATAACTTGTCAGAATCAGCCTTATTCATAAATTTAAATAGGTTGCTCATAATCTTAAAGTTTTCTGTTAAAAGCTCTTTTCTTACGAATGGGGAGGCATTTGAGATCAATGCCAACCAGAACTTGATAAATGTAAACCTTATTGAGTCATGTTTGGATGAATCAGAGGACGAGTTGCCATTGGCTAACTCGGACTTGGTTGGTGACAACAGTCTTGGTAAGATAGGCAGTGAAAAATCGAAATATGAAACTAATTCCTCTATGTGTTGTCCACTGTTGAAATTGACTATTTGTTTGAGTAGACGAAGAATTGGATTAGTTAACTGGGCACGCATATTGTTTAATCCTCTATAAAGAACTTTGGTGTAATCAGTCAATATTAATCTAATTAGACCGCTCCCAATAGTCAGCGTACTAGTATCAGATGACAAAACCCATAAAGTTTTAGTCAGTAATGTAGTTGTCCTCGAGAACTTCCCATGGTTATTTACTTGGGCATAGTATGACCAGGTCTGTACCAATTGAGCACCAAATCCCCTTTGGAAGAACACTATTAGAGGTTGATAATCTTTTGAGAGATTTTCATCTTCGACTGCACTGATTATACTTTCTAATGTTTCTAATGTACCGTCTTCGAACTCCTTCCCTTGGGTGTATTTCTCCCTTCTCTGATCGCGAGATCCATAGGTTCCGCTATGATTACTCATGATATGTGCGGTTCTCTAGTTTTTTTGAGATAGAGTACTAGCAGCATATATTACGGAAATAATATCCAATCAAGAATATTTACGAGCCATTCTTTGCGATGAGCTTTATtgctgaaatttttcagatttcGTTTCAAGtgatatatatagtatTGAAATTCTCATGCAAGTCGTCCATAGTAAACTATTGGCAATTTAATGGTAAACTATTATCATATGATTATTGTTTGGGTGCATACCATGTGCAGAAGTTATAATGGCGATATCGAATCTTCAACCTTTGCTCAATCGCATTAAACAAGAACGTTTCGTATTAGAGTTGGCAGGTTAAAATTTAATTTTAGGTGTCACAAGAGAGGTTTTTCTCCCTCTTTTGTAAATACAAATCAATTACGAAAAAAACCATAATTGTGCAAAATATAAAAGTGCGTTTATAATCAATTCACATACAAATGTTGTAGTATCTAACTAAATAGACTCGATATAGTTCAGTTGAGCACGCAAATTACACTGTTGGTACAGATCgtaaaatttttccatcaaTAAAGCCCTGATTGACAAAGATTCCCTTACCTTTATTAGGAGCTTAATAGACAAATTCATCAAGGTATGCTTCCGCAACAAATCTTGCTCTGGCATTCAAGAACAATTTGATTTCACTAATTTCCTTATCCACGTCCTCCATGaattcaataataaaatcaaCCAACTTCCCAGTTTTCATTGATTCAGTATGCTTATTGGTtattagaaaagaaatactgTAGCCAGGTATTGGGACACGTCTCAGGATGTAAAATGCTTCGGCACGCTGTTCCAAAAATCTAGTAAACTTATGAACTAAAATCTGCTCAATTTCGTCTGCCTGTTTCACCATCAAACTCATACGCACCGAGTTCACACTGGGCTCAATCAACACCTGCTCATTTTCATTACGAGATATATGCATCGGTTGGAGCAACAATTCGGCGCTAGTGTTAGGTACTTCAACTTCCGGCCTGTTATGCCTCTCCACTTCTTGCGAAGAGAAATTGCTCAAAGTCAACGCAGCTTCCAGGGAATAGCGAACAGCCGTTAGATACGGACGTAGCGATTGTGacattttttcctattatCAGTTGTTTGCTCCTTTACCTCTTGTCACGGTGACACCGAGTTAGTTCGAAAGTCTGTATTTGCTTGATTTTACAGgcttttttgttttataatTGTAGTTTGTTATATAAAAGGGGCGACGTGATAAACGATATGAAATTATCgacaataatattatacAAAGAAATATGGCCATTGAGGACATCGCAATAGCGAGCCCACCTATTAAGTAACAAGGTCTGAAATCAAAGCGACCACCACGGAAGCATTGCCGTAGGCGTAAGACGTGGAACTATGTCTGTTTGGAAGGAGGCTAAAGATGCAAATGGAAGGGTATATTATTACAACACTTTGACGAAGAAATCCACATGGGAGAAGCCAAAGGAACTTATATCTCAGGAAGAACTGATTCTTCGAGAAAACGGTTGGAGGGCGGCCAAGACGGCAGAAGGCAAAGTATACTATTATAATCCCACCACAAGAGAAACTAGCTGGACTCTCCCGGCCTTCGAGAAGAAAGTAGAACCcatcaaagaagaacaaaatgaTGCAATACCATCTGCACAAGCTGATGGTAATAAAATAGGACTTACAgatgagagaaaaaaagagctaAGCCAAAGTATTAGAGAAGAGGGAAGCCAATATGCCAATAACTCTAAACTGCTCAATGTCAGGAGAAGGACTAAAGAAGAGGCAGAAAAGGAATTTATCACGATGCTGAAGGACAACCAAGTAGACTCTACTTGGTCATTCAGTAGAATTATTTCAGAACTAGGAACCAAAGATCCGAGGTATTGGATGGTCGACGATGATCCCTtatggaaaaaagaaatgtttgaaaaatatctttCCAATAGATCGGCTGATCAACTTCTAAAAGAACATAATGAAATAAGTAAATTCAAAGAggcttttcaaaaaatgctaGAAAACAATTcttatataaaatattacaCCCGTTGGTCTACCGCGAAGAGACTAATTGCTGATGAACCAATATACAAACACTCTGTGGTCAATGAAACAACAAAGAGGCAGACCTTCCAAGATTATATAGACACTCTCGTCGATGCCCAGAAAGagtccaaaaaaaaattgaagacgCAGGCCCTAAAAGAATTAAGAGAATATTTAAGCGGTATTCTAACAACTTCATCTCCCGAAACTTTCATAACATGGCAGCAGCTTGTCAATCACTATGTTTTTGATAAGAGTAAGAGATATATGGCGAATCGGCATTTCAAAGTTTTAACCCACGAAGATGTTTTGAACGAGTACCTGAAGATAGTAAAtacaattgaaaatgatctTGAAAACAAACTAAATGAGCTTCGGCTGCGCAATTATACAAGAGACCGTATTGCTAGAGATAATTTCAAGAGCttattaaaagaaatgccAATTAAAATCAAAGCAAATACTAAATGGTCCGACATTTATCCTTACATCAGGTCAGATCCGCGCTTTTTGCATATGCTTGGAAGGAACGGTTCGTCCTGTcttgatttatttttagattttgttgatgaaCAAAGGATGTACATCTTTGCGCAGAGATCAATAGCCCAACAGACATTGATagatcaaaaatttgaatgGAATAATGCTGATGGCGACGAAATCACCAAGAAAAACATAGAAAAAGTTC contains:
- the URB1 gene encoding Urb1p (Protein required for the normal accumulation of 25S and 5.8S rRNAs~similar to YKL014C); translation: MSNHSGTYGSRDQRREKYTQGKEFEDGTLETLESIISAVEDENLSKDYQPLIVFFQRGFGAQLVQTWSYYAQVNNHGKFSRTTTLLTKTLWVLSSDTSTLTIGSGLIRLILTDYTKVLYRGLNNMRAQLTNPILRLLKQIVNFNSGQHIEELVSYFDFSLPILPRLLSPTKSELANGNSSSDSSKHDSIRFTFIKFWLALISNASPFVRKELLTENFKIMSNLFKFMNKADSDKLSEHILSVFINDILKEKSFKRTTKTKILNELAASKIHHFYYSSNKNLVKKANEFFLTFGASRDFSVAFPDNCVWFKNSVIDGASHGAPITVNQVEFQIHNKLLFNTLRLFKPWEDILQLGTLIKILENVPELVAPYSIFLTTNGNHDPKMTSYWFGTTLLINKIINLKIPQFMENVDSSIPPATSLVIENILPSLLTKSSLTKSLQFETPIIRQLACQSIVLAFKKLEKISTLYDKKGWRNEKTILLNEFHTRVPDLPIFVSTLNNTLSTNKNNRILPLSISIIFNYYSKIFPNLFSINLPSSNIYTGVMQKPKVSGIEFAILDNYLQFQEFNSTQTKWWNPSSGANSLFTLLLKLASSKNASNVITTRISNLLDELTRTNVIFNVSLISPVMALVNSLQGFSLQVSETDGMEKIWKWFDETISRVVKTPYKYVDLAKEYNCISPFIMGLSEQWKYVDKNGNPDFLIKWLLFFFRNMIFIGEDHMGIGKLVKDVFPEVSEDDANLYLKLDSFEENTENTNNSNSLISLMKDSSFFQYISSLPTKKLMNISRLPVNKLDAAGILFRIQLLTENDSIVYDSWFEATVCELAGKIASYMVTDSVFPIVQVLERYIKFALPKLVDEKRNALLMEKSRFMCNLIGAVCLETGHQLVAFREMIQKAAFSGENVEEYASYNRSHREEDINALLTSVSEYLNSSALTSLLMHSTKLECTRNILRKLLNEGKTIKISLVKSILSKTPNEDPVSIKEVTFFLAKFLEEGKVYVGATSAPEGKLSLSETTSLINSVVSSDLNYPVLEAFYKWEHFSFSSFIPNIGKIKDSHLLSIVTTTALFNHMQDRNFSAFAHEIILKYGDDIAKCTYATLKSDIFDKILNMITTYIDFYDETKKKAILKCVLSQSDHRYHAATVRYIAAHNDFAYPGVRTWLNKTLLYVTKYLSERKVISHSFFELLGAVTELLKLEEASKELNLKIINSQLEAILGSEWIKQVKVLEYINVLILCVNQKSIQSQRMVQLLLSNDCYSSIMTKDNDEESSYRKFLSTMVLFSLFNIDPVNNSTPIVQERLLTFYSGTISCNDKFIVKMLESIESHTANSWTNMIFSWEFIKDEEEEILEAIGDTRLITKEREGLILTLEKNMIKKSIDGYVLERPQIPEFCSDSNTNNYDVTTRCNLLKKYYEDTERCGVNMYDPLFLLLLIIHNKELVRMVKDGENNVTYKYEFENFLDSKLFQFIVCSLSDCDTVANISYEHLSNLAVSLEKKNAQISLEKQITGKDIEKKEVDYDLIKYNSIYQVLIKRILYQRQQTQDSIKPLIWFSISRIVDLLGSPTAPLHEKAYRWVLSNSTIRSWDIPMVSDVMMSYNKRQQDDNNMREIDMEIYYGELSWVLTTICKGVKTDEDYKMLDKKGVFEWLLNLINMPYLKERLRELIYFIFYKVQRIADDGGLNLISRNGIVSFFEILNNNIKYRLPQDDILNSIDTLQTENKGTLNATLRLVKEQNGIEKLLLGYNELAKSQKRLILWTEGDSDNVVKRLRK
- the ARC19 gene encoding Arc19p (Subunit of the ARP2/3 complex~similar to YKL013C), whose translation is MSQSLRPYLTAVRYSLEAALTLSNFSSQEVERHNRPEVEVPNTSAELLLQPMHISRNENEQVLIEPSVNSVRMSLMVKQADEIEQILVHKFTRFLEQRAEAFYILRRVPIPGYSISFLITNKHTESMKTGKLVDFIIEFMEDVDKEISEIKLFLNARARFVAEAYLDEFVY
- the PRP40 gene encoding snoRNA-splicing protein PRP40 (U1 snRNP protein involved in splicing~similar to YKL012W), encoding MSVWKEAKDANGRVYYYNTLTKKSTWEKPKELISQEELILRENGWRAAKTAEGKVYYYNPTTRETSWTLPAFEKKVEPIKEEQNDAIPSAQADGNKIGLTDERKKELSQSIREEGSQYANNSKLLNVRRRTKEEAEKEFITMLKDNQVDSTWSFSRIISELGTKDPRYWMVDDDPLWKKEMFEKYLSNRSADQLLKEHNEISKFKEAFQKMLENNSYIKYYTRWSTAKRLIADEPIYKHSVVNETTKRQTFQDYIDTLVDAQKESKKKLKTQALKELREYLSGILTTSSPETFITWQQLVNHYVFDKSKRYMANRHFKVLTHEDVLNEYLKIVNTIENDLENKLNELRLRNYTRDRIARDNFKSLLKEMPIKIKANTKWSDIYPYIRSDPRFLHMLGRNGSSCLDLFLDFVDEQRMYIFAQRSIAQQTLIDQKFEWNNADGDEITKKNIEKVLANDQKFDKVDKEDISLITDGLIKQRNEKIQQKFENERRILEQKKHYFWLLLQRTYTKAGKPRPSTWDLASKELGESLEYKALGDDDNTRRQIFEDFKPESPAPTAESTTASLTLTASKKRHLSPAVELDY